A genomic segment from Peribacillus sp. ACCC06369 encodes:
- a CDS encoding FMN-dependent NADH-azoreductase gives MSKVLFVKSNDRPADQAISVKMYETFLNTYKEANSNDEITELDLFKLNLPYYGNTAITALYKRSQGMELTEEEVEIAEIVQQYLNQFLAADKVVFAFPLWNSTVPAPLVTYISYLAQAGTTFKYTAEGPVGLAGGKKVALLNARGSDYALPGMDAGEMAERYVTMNLNLWGITNPETVVIEGHNQYPDRTQDIVAEGLAKVAETAAKF, from the coding sequence ATGTCTAAAGTATTATTTGTTAAATCAAATGACCGTCCAGCGGATCAAGCTATTAGCGTGAAAATGTATGAAACGTTTTTGAACACATACAAGGAAGCAAATAGTAACGATGAAATAACTGAATTGGATTTATTTAAACTGAACTTACCTTACTATGGAAATACAGCAATTACTGCACTATATAAACGCAGCCAAGGAATGGAATTGACTGAAGAAGAAGTTGAGATTGCTGAAATCGTGCAACAATACTTGAATCAATTCCTTGCTGCCGACAAAGTGGTATTTGCCTTCCCGCTATGGAACTCAACGGTTCCTGCGCCATTGGTAACTTATATTTCTTATCTTGCTCAAGCTGGTACAACTTTCAAATACACAGCTGAAGGCCCTGTAGGCTTGGCTGGGGGTAAGAAAGTGGCTTTGCTTAATGCTCGCGGATCGGATTATGCATTGCCTGGAATGGATGCTGGCGAAATGGCAGAGAGATACGTAACGATGAATTTAAACTTATGGGGCATAACAAACCCAGAAACGGTTGTTATCGAGGGACATAATCAATATCCAGATCGT
- a CDS encoding YqcI/YcgG family protein, protein MLTVNSSLLTKDDMTNPDRVPKWLIKEYQTFHNTVTDKTFPCYFGMKAENKGELRYAYITQEDWSNLPKAVESFLDLFQEPPYTRHGLFVFMEPESIEGDIEMYRKRFWDILQYLHKADKKPWPIEKPKDPEHYLWDYHFAGEPIFVFGNAPAYKQRKTRDLGNSLVLGFQPRMIFEGLEGTEKGGIMSREKVRERVEKWDNLPTHPDISHFGDVNHNEWKQFFIGDDIEPIKGKCPFHHKELT, encoded by the coding sequence ATGCTGACTGTTAATTCAAGTTTATTAACGAAAGATGATATGACAAATCCCGATCGAGTGCCGAAATGGCTAATTAAAGAATATCAAACATTCCATAATACAGTGACGGACAAAACATTTCCTTGTTATTTCGGGATGAAAGCTGAAAATAAAGGGGAACTTCGTTATGCTTATATTACACAGGAAGATTGGTCCAATCTCCCTAAAGCAGTGGAAAGTTTTCTTGATTTATTTCAGGAACCACCATATACCAGGCATGGCCTGTTTGTCTTTATGGAGCCTGAATCGATAGAAGGAGATATTGAAATGTACCGTAAAAGGTTTTGGGATATCTTGCAATACCTCCATAAAGCGGATAAAAAACCTTGGCCAATTGAAAAGCCGAAAGATCCTGAGCATTATTTATGGGACTATCATTTTGCAGGGGAACCAATCTTTGTCTTTGGTAATGCTCCTGCTTATAAACAGCGTAAAACCCGCGATTTAGGAAATAGCCTTGTTCTTGGATTCCAACCCCGGATGATCTTTGAAGGGTTGGAAGGAACGGAAAAAGGCGGGATCATGTCACGTGAAAAGGTTCGTGAACGAGTGGAGAAGTGGGATAACCTTCCTACACATCCTGATATCAGTCACTTTGGTGATGTAAATCATAATGAATGGAAACAATTTTTCATCGGCGATGATATAGAACCGATAAAGGGTAAGTGTCCATTCCATCACAAAGAGTTAACTTAA
- a CDS encoding alpha/beta-type small acid-soluble spore protein, producing the protein MARRRKVLVPEARKGLDDLKAKVAGTKNPEEAKFEVAKEIGVPLKKDYNGELTSKQNGKIGGKLGGGMVKELIKMAQENLGKRH; encoded by the coding sequence ATGGCAAGAAGAAGAAAAGTTCTCGTACCCGAAGCGCGAAAAGGACTCGATGATTTAAAAGCAAAAGTTGCTGGTACAAAGAATCCTGAAGAGGCAAAGTTTGAAGTAGCAAAAGAAATTGGCGTACCGCTGAAAAAAGACTATAACGGTGAGCTCACTTCCAAGCAGAATGGGAAAATTGGCGGAAAGTTAGGAGGAGGCATGGTCAAGGAACTTATAAAGATGGCCCAGGAAAACTTAGGAAAAAGGCATTAA
- a CDS encoding iron-containing alcohol dehydrogenase, whose amino-acid sequence MKVNTQSNFWLRSSIYSGPNARSIIPDLFNGLGAKRILLVSDVGLEKAGVVKKVVESFELPILGTKAEIVGQFLGVTQDAASECVNGALKYARKVNADAILAIGGGSVIDTAKALKYGLFQGITDINDAIPRGYLYEGFPKAQPMNIPHISVATTAGTGSEVSPIAVIYNEHIKVKMNIYNVFLSSDVAILDPELTIGLPPEITAFTGADALTHAIEAIVSPAATSITDAYAFQAIRVIEKNLPRAVKDGANIEARMEMLHGSMMGITAFCSALNAIPVHNFAHAFGALFRIPHGLANAVLLPVVMESIPELYLPKAHLIAEAFKVKIHDEDPKGILAKVVEKIRVFLSDLGLPLDFSDYGISDSDMEGILTAVLKDPAATNYPMSSELIMSVVSRVSTVSIN is encoded by the coding sequence ATGAAGGTAAACACTCAATCCAATTTTTGGCTAAGGTCTTCGATTTATAGCGGCCCGAATGCTCGTTCAATCATTCCGGATCTATTCAATGGTCTTGGGGCCAAAAGGATTCTACTAGTGAGTGATGTGGGTTTGGAAAAGGCTGGTGTCGTTAAAAAAGTGGTCGAGAGTTTTGAGTTGCCGATATTAGGCACCAAAGCTGAAATAGTAGGGCAGTTTCTTGGTGTTACACAAGACGCAGCGAGTGAATGTGTAAACGGAGCATTGAAATATGCACGTAAAGTGAATGCCGATGCCATACTAGCCATTGGTGGTGGAAGTGTCATTGATACCGCAAAAGCATTGAAATATGGATTATTTCAAGGAATTACGGATATAAATGATGCGATTCCAAGAGGTTATCTATATGAGGGGTTTCCAAAAGCCCAACCTATGAATATTCCACATATTTCAGTAGCCACAACAGCAGGAACCGGTTCTGAAGTATCCCCGATCGCAGTCATTTATAATGAACATATAAAAGTCAAAATGAATATATACAATGTTTTCTTAAGTTCGGATGTAGCCATTTTAGATCCCGAGTTAACTATCGGACTGCCTCCTGAAATAACGGCGTTTACTGGGGCCGATGCATTGACACATGCAATTGAAGCGATCGTCTCACCTGCAGCGACATCAATAACTGATGCTTATGCATTTCAGGCCATACGAGTTATTGAAAAAAATTTACCGAGGGCTGTAAAGGACGGAGCCAATATTGAGGCCAGAATGGAAATGTTGCATGGAAGCATGATGGGAATCACTGCATTTTGTAGTGCACTGAATGCGATTCCGGTTCATAACTTTGCGCACGCATTTGGAGCGTTATTCCGTATTCCGCATGGATTGGCCAATGCCGTGTTATTACCGGTTGTCATGGAGTCTATTCCGGAGTTATATCTTCCAAAGGCCCATTTGATAGCCGAAGCCTTTAAAGTCAAAATACACGATGAAGATCCAAAAGGAATCTTAGCAAAAGTGGTAGAGAAGATCCGTGTTTTCCTATCTGATCTTGGTTTGCCCCTTGACTTCAGTGACTATGGAATTAGCGATTCAGACATGGAGGGAATACTTACTGCAGTATTGAAGGATCCAGCTGCCACTAATTATCCGATGTCGTCGGAATTAATCATGTCAGTGGTTTCAAGAGTTTCAACCGTGAGCATTAATTAA
- a CDS encoding R2-like ligand-binding oxidase — translation MKRKNLTTTSRSFREDTLPFKLYQKAKKFGIWNPRDIDFSQDKEDWKSFNDIEREVLLRIISLFQGGEEAVTLDLLPLIMTIAKEGRIEEEMYLTTFLFEEAKHMEFFRYTLDQIGETGDLTVYHSDTYKSIFYEILPEAMGKLLSDQSPEALAEAATVYNMFTEGVLAETGYFGFYETLEASKMMPGLLKGVGLLKKDESRHIAYGTFLLQRIISEHPHIYNQVEKRMEELSPLAFKLNTEGYDLLGNPFGNDKQAVLEFTMKQLSVRMEILGRAKGKGIEEIYQSNEKEYGVL, via the coding sequence ATGAAAAGAAAGAATTTAACGACCACCAGCCGGAGTTTTAGAGAAGATACCCTACCATTTAAACTTTATCAAAAGGCAAAGAAATTTGGTATATGGAATCCACGTGACATTGATTTCAGCCAGGATAAAGAAGATTGGAAGTCATTTAATGATATTGAAAGGGAAGTGTTATTACGGATTATTTCCCTTTTTCAGGGCGGAGAAGAAGCCGTGACTTTGGATTTGCTTCCGCTCATCATGACGATAGCAAAAGAGGGTAGGATCGAAGAAGAAATGTACTTAACGACATTCTTGTTCGAGGAAGCGAAGCATATGGAGTTTTTCCGTTATACATTAGATCAAATTGGTGAAACGGGTGATTTGACGGTATATCACTCAGACACATATAAATCCATTTTTTATGAGATATTGCCTGAAGCGATGGGGAAACTTTTATCCGATCAATCCCCTGAAGCATTGGCGGAAGCAGCCACTGTATATAACATGTTTACCGAGGGAGTTCTTGCAGAAACTGGATATTTCGGGTTTTATGAGACTCTCGAAGCTAGTAAAATGATGCCTGGTTTATTAAAAGGCGTTGGTCTATTGAAGAAAGATGAATCACGCCATATTGCTTATGGAACTTTCCTTCTGCAGAGAATCATCAGTGAACATCCACATATCTATAACCAAGTTGAAAAGAGGATGGAGGAACTTTCACCACTGGCCTTCAAGTTAAATACGGAGGGTTATGATCTGTTAGGCAATCCATTTGGTAATGATAAACAAGCGGTTCTAGAATTTACCATGAAACAATTATCAGTGCGTATGGAGATTTTGGGAAGGGCAAAAGGAAAGGGAATTGAAGAAATCTATCAAAGTAACGAAAAGGAATATGGGGTTTTGTGA
- a CDS encoding LuxR C-terminal-related transcriptional regulator yields the protein MLEETLMNHVKKISNQKDMENKSQMIVKGCVDFFSFQRASLFSYSCLTGMGEGICACTREDIFSLHNVKENIHDIYPIHQAVIHNKPIYLTIQHAKSSIPAKYVKRFSISSLAIIPIILNDMVIGFVLVDPIHANKPVTKNDLMKVSHYLKLAVSSPLESAPPTYLLSKREVEVLQHLANGLGLKQMAPKMNVSEFTVRDHISSAIRKLGVSHRTEAVAVAIRNKMII from the coding sequence ATGCTTGAGGAAACCCTGATGAATCATGTAAAAAAGATTTCCAATCAAAAAGATATGGAAAATAAATCACAAATGATCGTAAAGGGCTGTGTGGATTTTTTTTCATTTCAACGGGCATCTTTATTCAGTTACTCATGTTTAACAGGAATGGGTGAAGGGATATGCGCATGTACAAGAGAAGATATTTTTTCATTACATAATGTTAAAGAAAATATTCATGATATATACCCCATCCACCAAGCAGTCATCCATAACAAACCCATATACTTAACCATCCAACATGCGAAATCTTCCATCCCTGCAAAATACGTTAAAAGATTTTCCATCTCTTCATTGGCAATCATTCCGATAATCTTGAATGACATGGTTATCGGTTTCGTTTTGGTTGACCCCATTCATGCCAACAAGCCTGTTACCAAGAATGATTTAATGAAGGTTTCCCATTATTTGAAACTGGCTGTCAGTTCACCATTGGAATCCGCTCCTCCCACTTACCTGCTAAGTAAACGTGAAGTGGAGGTCCTTCAACATTTAGCCAATGGCTTAGGACTAAAGCAAATGGCACCAAAAATGAACGTTAGTGAATTTACCGTCAGAGATCATATTTCTTCTGCAATCAGGAAATTAGGAGTGAGTCACCGGACCGAGGCAGTCGCGGTTGCCATAAGAAACAAAATGATTATATAA
- a CDS encoding branched-chain amino acid aminotransferase, whose product MKEHDMQITLSTTKKEKPQADQLEFGKQFTDHMFIMDYTQGQGWHDPRIVPYQPLALEPSAMIFHYGQSVFEGLKAYATPEDEIILFRPEKNFQRLNSSNSRLCIPDVDVDFALKALKTLISVDKDWVPQAEGTSLYIRPFIIATEPYLGVSPSEKYQFIIIMSPVGSYYKEGIHPVKIAVESAFTRAVNGGTGEAKTGGNYASSLKAQEVSEKLGYAQVLWLDGVEKKYIEEVGSMNVFFKINGEIITPALNGSILPGITRDSIIELLKHWNLPVSERRISMEEVHEAYKSGHLEEAFGTGTAAVISPIGEFLWNGEEMIVQTGETGELSRKLYDTLTGVQTGKVADELNWTTKVEEKVTQI is encoded by the coding sequence ATGAAGGAACATGACATGCAAATCACGCTTAGTACAACAAAGAAAGAAAAACCACAAGCGGACCAGCTTGAGTTCGGTAAGCAGTTTACCGATCATATGTTTATAATGGATTACACACAAGGGCAAGGGTGGCATGATCCAAGAATTGTTCCTTATCAACCGCTCGCATTAGAGCCGTCAGCTATGATTTTTCACTATGGTCAATCTGTATTTGAGGGATTAAAAGCATATGCAACACCAGAAGATGAAATTATACTATTCCGTCCGGAAAAGAACTTTCAACGCTTGAATAGTTCAAATAGCCGATTGTGCATACCGGATGTCGACGTTGATTTTGCGTTGAAGGCCTTAAAAACTTTAATTAGCGTTGATAAGGATTGGGTTCCTCAGGCAGAAGGGACCTCCTTATATATCAGGCCATTCATTATAGCTACTGAGCCTTATCTTGGAGTTTCTCCATCAGAGAAATATCAGTTCATCATCATCATGTCACCTGTAGGTTCGTATTATAAAGAAGGCATTCATCCGGTTAAAATAGCAGTGGAGTCAGCTTTCACACGTGCAGTCAATGGTGGTACTGGAGAAGCTAAAACGGGCGGTAATTATGCATCGAGCCTAAAAGCACAAGAAGTATCAGAAAAGCTGGGTTATGCCCAAGTCCTTTGGTTGGACGGAGTAGAGAAAAAGTATATTGAAGAAGTTGGAAGCATGAATGTTTTCTTCAAAATTAATGGTGAAATTATCACACCTGCCTTAAATGGAAGTATCCTTCCGGGTATTACTCGTGATTCCATTATAGAATTGCTGAAACATTGGAATCTTCCCGTTTCGGAAAGACGCATTTCCATGGAGGAAGTCCATGAAGCATATAAATCAGGTCACTTGGAAGAGGCCTTTGGAACGGGTACAGCAGCGGTAATCTCACCAATTGGTGAATTTTTGTGGAATGGTGAAGAAATGATCGTTCAAACCGGGGAAACTGGCGAACTATCTAGAAAGCTTTATGATACACTGACGGGTGTCCAAACAGGTAAAGTTGCAGACGAGTTAAACTGGACCACTAAAGTTGAAGAAAAAGTGACTCAGATATAA
- a CDS encoding OFA family MFS transporter encodes MTKNRWLIALSAIAIHLSIGGAYAYSVYKKPLVETMGWSETEVTLAFTIMMALAGTSAAFFGKFVEKNGPRKSAMVAAVLFGLGQAGSGLAVMVDSLPLYLLTYGVLSGLGMGIGYISPVSTLVKWFPDRRGLATGMAVLGFGAGALITAPVAASLMESVGIYTTYYLLGAGYFILMFLGASYIAPPKANWLPEGMKKDIESGKKELKKDLRQLTAKEAVKTKHFWMLWSMKLINTSAGIMMISVASPMAQDVVGLSVAGAATLVGIMGIFNGGGRLGWAAASDYIGRPNVFVIFFIIQIGAFLLLPTTTNTLLFQGLILLVVSCYGGGFSNLPAFAGDLFGTKEIGAIHGYLLTTWSLGGVCGPMLVTAIRESTNSYIPVFYVFAVLIAIAFVISIWLRLDIKKMQKEQKQGLTNTLSKIS; translated from the coding sequence ATGACAAAAAACAGGTGGTTAATCGCTTTATCCGCTATCGCCATTCACCTTTCCATTGGTGGTGCATACGCATATAGCGTGTACAAAAAACCATTAGTTGAGACTATGGGGTGGTCAGAAACCGAAGTAACGTTAGCATTCACAATAATGATGGCGCTTGCAGGAACTTCTGCTGCTTTCTTTGGTAAATTCGTAGAAAAAAATGGTCCAAGGAAGTCAGCTATGGTCGCTGCTGTATTATTCGGATTAGGACAAGCTGGTTCCGGTTTGGCAGTAATGGTCGATTCACTTCCGCTTTACCTATTGACATATGGGGTTTTAAGTGGACTTGGTATGGGGATCGGGTACATTTCACCAGTATCCACTTTAGTCAAATGGTTCCCTGATCGCAGGGGATTGGCAACAGGAATGGCAGTATTAGGTTTCGGTGCCGGAGCCCTCATTACAGCCCCAGTAGCTGCAAGCCTTATGGAATCCGTTGGCATTTATACTACATATTATCTTTTAGGCGCAGGCTATTTCATACTGATGTTCTTGGGGGCATCCTATATTGCACCTCCAAAGGCCAACTGGCTACCTGAAGGAATGAAGAAAGATATTGAGTCCGGTAAGAAAGAACTGAAGAAAGACCTAAGGCAGTTAACGGCAAAAGAAGCGGTTAAAACTAAACACTTCTGGATGTTATGGTCCATGAAATTGATAAATACAAGTGCAGGGATCATGATGATTTCGGTAGCTTCACCCATGGCTCAAGACGTTGTTGGGCTGTCTGTAGCCGGTGCAGCAACATTAGTCGGCATTATGGGAATCTTTAATGGCGGAGGAAGACTGGGCTGGGCAGCAGCATCAGATTATATTGGACGTCCAAATGTTTTCGTCATTTTCTTCATCATTCAAATCGGAGCGTTCCTTTTACTTCCAACGACTACAAATACTCTATTGTTCCAAGGACTCATCTTGCTGGTCGTTAGTTGTTATGGAGGCGGATTTTCAAACCTCCCTGCATTTGCCGGGGATTTATTTGGAACTAAGGAAATTGGGGCCATCCATGGTTATCTTTTAACTACATGGTCACTAGGAGGAGTTTGCGGGCCAATGCTGGTTACTGCAATAAGGGAAAGTACGAACAGTTACATCCCGGTGTTCTACGTTTTTGCTGTTTTAATTGCGATAGCATTCGTCATCTCCATCTGGTTGCGTTTGGATATTAAAAAAATGCAAAAAGAACAGAAACAAGGATTAACGAATACTTTAAGTAAAATATCCTGA
- a CDS encoding AI-2E family transporter produces MWINKPFFKYACAIILIILIIFLLGKIDYVLLPLQKIIAAMFFPIIVAGLLYYLLRPVVNFLTEFIPRTVSIFIVFLIIFCTIGMGSYFGSPVIVDQFKKLSENLPGKVKEFSKESEYMIEKNDFGMVNMEDLKEKAVTHLKDYSEKLLVNVNSIFSTITSVLTVLVITPFILFYFLKDGDKLRPFLLKYIPNDVESEGNTILKGVDKALSTYIIGQFIVSIVIGTLMYIGYLIIGLDYALALALLAMIFTVVPFLGPLISIIPALFIALQQDIGLAVKVLIVLTVVQQVEGHLVTPNIMGKRLNIHPLTIILLLLAAGSIYGFIGILIAIPTYSVVKTIIGNFRKFYKLRNRIT; encoded by the coding sequence TTGTGGATTAATAAACCGTTTTTCAAATATGCATGTGCGATAATTTTGATCATTTTAATTATATTTTTACTAGGTAAGATTGATTATGTTCTGCTCCCGCTGCAAAAAATCATTGCAGCTATGTTTTTCCCTATTATAGTGGCTGGGCTTTTATACTATTTATTACGGCCCGTCGTTAACTTTTTAACTGAATTTATCCCTAGGACAGTTAGCATTTTCATCGTCTTTTTGATTATTTTTTGTACAATCGGGATGGGAAGTTACTTTGGAAGTCCTGTAATCGTGGACCAATTTAAAAAATTATCAGAAAACCTCCCCGGCAAAGTCAAGGAATTCTCTAAGGAATCTGAATACATGATTGAAAAAAATGATTTTGGCATGGTTAATATGGAAGACCTGAAAGAAAAAGCGGTAACACATTTGAAAGATTACTCAGAGAAACTCTTGGTGAATGTCAATTCTATTTTCTCCACGATCACTAGTGTATTAACAGTGTTGGTCATTACACCATTCATTTTATTTTATTTCTTGAAGGATGGAGATAAACTAAGGCCTTTTCTTTTAAAATATATTCCGAACGACGTTGAATCAGAGGGGAACACGATTTTAAAAGGCGTCGATAAAGCCCTTTCAACTTATATTATCGGTCAATTCATCGTATCAATCGTCATCGGGACTTTGATGTATATTGGCTACCTGATTATCGGTCTCGATTATGCACTCGCATTAGCCTTACTCGCCATGATTTTTACAGTTGTACCATTTCTTGGTCCGTTAATAAGCATCATTCCTGCACTCTTCATTGCCTTACAGCAAGACATTGGGTTGGCAGTGAAAGTACTCATTGTCCTTACCGTCGTTCAACAAGTCGAGGGGCACTTGGTTACACCGAATATTATGGGAAAACGGCTTAACATTCACCCATTGACCATTATCTTATTGCTGCTAGCTGCAGGCTCAATATACGGTTTCATTGGCATTTTAATAGCTATTCCTACTTATTCCGTAGTAAAAACGATTATAGGAAACTTTAGGAAGTTTTATAAATTACGGAATAGGATTACATAA
- a CDS encoding YueI family protein, with protein sequence MSRLKVEDYLEQGIYGPKEIKPGERKEFLGTLRERVVIVLKKSQVFELNVYPEIEQKMKRHPHSNLFLNGQMDYQYLGKYIKLAMSHNIPYKIVLNKDHDSDLGLVLAEKNAINKEEIYIEKQNHAIQVIKKKSVKAFFKRWVKKVLNKR encoded by the coding sequence TTGTCACGCCTAAAAGTGGAGGACTATCTAGAACAAGGAATCTATGGTCCAAAAGAAATCAAGCCTGGTGAACGAAAGGAGTTTCTGGGCACATTAAGGGAGCGCGTCGTCATCGTCTTAAAAAAAAGCCAAGTCTTTGAACTGAATGTATATCCGGAGATTGAGCAAAAGATGAAGCGGCATCCCCATTCAAATTTGTTTTTAAATGGTCAGATGGACTATCAATATCTAGGGAAATATATTAAATTGGCAATGAGTCATAATATTCCTTACAAAATTGTCCTAAACAAAGATCATGACTCCGATTTGGGTCTAGTACTAGCAGAAAAAAATGCAATAAACAAAGAAGAGATTTATATTGAGAAGCAAAATCATGCCATTCAAGTTATAAAAAAGAAAAGTGTCAAAGCGTTTTTCAAACGGTGGGTTAAAAAAGTACTAAACAAACGTTGA
- a CDS encoding L,D-transpeptidase family protein — translation MKKLIVFVLIFAFCFIGFSNTSGAAGRQLIIINKANNQMAYYENDKLVKVFIVATGKKPSYTPEGKFKVVTKIVNRPYYKGNIRGGDPRNPLGKRWMGINARNTPGNTYAIHGNNDSKTIGKYISAGCIRMYNDDVQWLYDKVRMNTVVLIASSNKSFASIAAKNGYKVIGSESLPVNTTNSILKNGSKGPQVIELQKRLTKLGYSTKGIDGAFGKNTEMAVKKFQKSKKLTSDGIVGPKTKKALGLK, via the coding sequence ATGAAAAAATTAATTGTATTTGTATTGATATTCGCCTTTTGTTTTATTGGGTTCAGTAATACTTCGGGTGCAGCAGGGAGACAACTGATTATCATCAATAAAGCCAATAATCAAATGGCCTACTATGAAAATGATAAATTGGTGAAGGTGTTCATCGTAGCGACAGGAAAGAAACCCTCCTATACTCCTGAAGGAAAGTTCAAGGTAGTGACAAAGATAGTGAATCGTCCCTATTATAAAGGCAACATTAGAGGCGGAGATCCCAGGAATCCTCTGGGTAAACGATGGATGGGGATAAATGCACGGAATACACCAGGAAATACGTACGCAATACACGGCAATAATGATTCTAAAACCATTGGGAAATATATAAGTGCCGGTTGTATTCGCATGTATAACGATGATGTACAATGGCTGTACGATAAGGTGAGGATGAACACTGTAGTCTTGATTGCCAGTTCGAATAAATCTTTTGCTTCCATAGCAGCTAAGAATGGATATAAGGTGATCGGATCTGAGAGCTTACCTGTAAATACTACCAACTCTATCCTGAAGAATGGAAGTAAGGGGCCCCAAGTAATTGAACTACAAAAAAGATTAACTAAACTTGGATACAGCACTAAAGGAATAGATGGTGCATTTGGAAAAAATACCGAAATGGCCGTAAAGAAATTTCAAAAGTCTAAAAAACTTACTTCTGATGGGATCGTAGGACCAAAAACGAAAAAAGCGCTGGGACTTAAATAA
- a CDS encoding nucleoside 2-deoxyribosyltransferase: protein MVIYFGGGCVKYYIASDEKNLKQVRSLIKKLTSKGFTCVNGGNLIADDETNQITDGIGEYEKKGIEEADFMLIFLTAGKGNLYELGYALSLNKKIIVYSPEKDNYHINKKSIFHNLPEVTICSGTFYKLVKLIHTLSPEGSEKNDSLPLK from the coding sequence ATAGTTATATATTTTGGAGGTGGATGTGTGAAATATTATATAGCATCAGATGAAAAAAATTTGAAGCAAGTAAGGTCATTGATAAAGAAATTAACTTCAAAAGGATTTACATGTGTGAATGGCGGGAATTTAATTGCGGATGATGAGACTAACCAAATTACGGACGGTATTGGAGAATATGAAAAAAAGGGGATTGAGGAAGCTGATTTTATGCTGATCTTCCTAACTGCAGGTAAAGGTAATCTCTATGAACTTGGATATGCTTTATCGTTAAATAAGAAAATTATTGTGTATTCACCTGAGAAAGACAATTATCATATTAATAAAAAATCAATTTTTCATAATCTGCCTGAGGTAACCATCTGTAGCGGGACATTTTATAAGCTGGTTAAATTGATACATACACTTTCACCTGAAGGATCGGAAAAAAATGATTCACTTCCCCTTAAATAA
- a CDS encoding DUF4190 domain-containing protein encodes MSEIKQSNSKAIVSLIMGVLSLLIPFIGIVLGILGLIFAAKSKQEMKLTGETGNGLVTAGKVCSIIGIILNVIVILIFLVFSYFVVSTDITTY; translated from the coding sequence ATGTCTGAAATTAAACAAAGCAATAGCAAAGCGATTGTATCATTAATCATGGGGGTATTATCCCTGCTTATTCCATTCATCGGCATCGTATTAGGTATACTAGGTTTAATATTTGCAGCGAAGAGTAAACAAGAAATGAAACTTACTGGTGAAACCGGTAATGGATTGGTGACAGCTGGTAAAGTGTGCAGCATTATTGGAATAATCTTGAATGTTATCGTGATTTTGATTTTCCTGGTGTTTTCTTATTTTGTAGTAAGTACGGACATAACAACTTATTGA